From Bosea sp. NBC_00550, the proteins below share one genomic window:
- a CDS encoding 3-oxoacyl-ACP reductase family protein, whose translation MSRLAGKRALVTGGSRGIGAAIAKRLAAEGADVALTYERSADKAAEIVKAIEALGRKGVAGAADSADPEAVKRSVNEAAKALGGLDILVNNAGIYRGGPVADWSLADIDATLAVNVRAVVLASQAAAAHLGEGGRIISIGSCLADRVVEPDITLYAMSKAALIGFTKGLARDLGPRGITVNIVHPGSTDTDMNPADGPGAEAQRSRMAIPRYGRPEDIAGAVAYLASDEGRFITGAGFAIDGGVNT comes from the coding sequence ATGTCACGCCTTGCTGGAAAGCGCGCGCTCGTCACTGGCGGCAGCCGCGGAATCGGCGCTGCCATCGCCAAGCGGCTGGCCGCCGAAGGCGCAGATGTCGCGCTGACCTATGAGCGTTCGGCCGACAAGGCGGCCGAAATCGTGAAGGCGATCGAGGCTCTCGGCCGCAAGGGCGTCGCGGGGGCGGCCGACAGCGCCGATCCCGAAGCGGTGAAGCGCTCGGTGAACGAGGCGGCGAAGGCGCTCGGCGGGCTCGACATCCTCGTCAACAATGCCGGCATCTATCGTGGCGGCCCGGTCGCGGACTGGAGCCTCGCCGATATAGACGCCACGCTCGCCGTGAACGTCCGCGCCGTGGTGCTGGCCTCGCAGGCTGCCGCCGCGCATCTGGGCGAGGGCGGGCGGATCATCTCGATCGGCTCCTGCCTCGCCGACCGCGTGGTCGAGCCCGACATCACGCTCTATGCGATGAGCAAGGCGGCGCTGATCGGCTTCACCAAGGGTCTGGCGCGCGATCTCGGCCCGCGCGGCATCACCGTCAACATCGTCCATCCCGGCTCGACCGATACCGACATGAACCCGGCCGATGGTCCGGGCGCCGAGGCGCAGCGGTCGCGCATGGCGATCCCGCGCTACGGCAGGCCGGAGGATATCGCCGGTGCCGTCGCCTATCTCGCGAGCGATGAAGGCCGCTTCATCACCGGCGCCGGCTTCGCCATCGACGGCGGCGTCAACACCTGA
- a CDS encoding TetR/AcrR family transcriptional regulator, with translation MAERGRPRSFDRQAALERAMDVFWDRGYQAASMSDLTDAMGINSPSLYAAFGSKEELYREAIGHFAATESDDILAPLSDARTARAAIEGYLMASAATFTRPGRPPGCMVVLSAVNAVGVGEETSRILREMRAGSVTMIEERLNRAITAGELPASLDTHPLSSYYVTVQQGMSIQARDGASRATLEAIVRGAMAAWDSLTQPRDAAA, from the coding sequence ATGGCCGAGCGGGGCCGTCCACGCAGTTTCGACCGGCAGGCCGCGCTGGAGCGCGCCATGGATGTGTTCTGGGATCGCGGCTACCAGGCCGCGTCGATGAGCGACCTCACCGACGCCATGGGCATCAACTCCCCGAGCCTCTATGCCGCCTTCGGCAGCAAGGAGGAGCTCTATCGCGAGGCCATCGGCCATTTCGCCGCGACCGAAAGCGACGACATCCTCGCGCCCTTGAGCGACGCGCGGACAGCGCGGGCGGCGATCGAGGGCTATCTCATGGCGAGCGCCGCGACCTTCACCCGGCCGGGTCGCCCGCCCGGCTGCATGGTCGTGCTCTCGGCGGTCAACGCGGTCGGCGTCGGCGAGGAGACGAGCCGCATCCTGCGCGAAATGAGGGCCGGCAGCGTCACGATGATCGAGGAGCGGCTGAACCGGGCCATTACGGCCGGCGAACTGCCAGCTTCGCTCGATACGCACCCGCTCTCCAGCTATTACGTCACTGTCCAGCAGGGCATGTCGATCCAGGCCCGCGACGGCGCTTCGCGCGCAACGCTGGAAGCGATCGTGCGCGGAGCCATGGCGGCCTGGGACAGCCTGACTCAGCCGCGCGACGCCGCAGCTTGA
- a CDS encoding monovalent cation:proton antiporter-2 (CPA2) family protein, producing MAAEAGLTGDLVKVVALLGAGVVAVPIFRKLGLGSVLGYFGAGIVIGPFGLGLFSNPEGILHIAEFGVVMFLFVIGLEMQPSRLWGLRRSIFGLGIAQVLACGFLLTLFGMAGGLDVKVAFIAAMGFVLSSTAVVMQMLNERGETSTPQGQKAVSILLLEDLAIVPLLAIVALLSPQRGSAEHAWVSFAIAGGALGGLIAAGRWLLNPMFRVLAAAEAREVMTAAALLVVLGAALAMQLGGLSMAMGAFLAGVLLSESTFRHQLEADIEPFRGILLGLFFLAVGMSLDLAVVSHEWRLVLVAVIGFMAVKALGIFIVAKIFGSDWREAITRVALFSQGGEFAFVLYAAAAAAGIFDPRITAIASGTVIISMALTPLLALALDRFLPAPKTDLDGIEVADGLRAQALIVGFGRFGQVASQALLARGISVSIIDFDVDMIRAASQFGFKLYYGDGTRRDILHAAGAERAEVIVVCVERRQTADAIVQLAQAEFPHAKLFVRAYDRGHALDLVHAGVDYQIRETLESAMVFGTALLKCLGVPADEAEEIEADVRRRDEERFDLQLAGDFYAGRELLRHNTPTPTPLTKPKRPGQMPANLPDDLGGDY from the coding sequence ATGGCGGCCGAGGCAGGATTGACGGGCGACCTCGTGAAGGTCGTGGCGCTGCTCGGCGCGGGCGTCGTCGCGGTTCCGATCTTCCGCAAGCTGGGTCTCGGTTCCGTGCTCGGCTATTTCGGCGCGGGCATCGTCATCGGCCCCTTCGGCCTCGGGCTGTTCTCCAACCCGGAAGGCATCCTGCATATCGCCGAATTCGGCGTGGTGATGTTCCTCTTCGTCATCGGCCTGGAGATGCAGCCCTCGCGGCTATGGGGGCTGCGGCGCAGCATCTTCGGGCTGGGCATCGCGCAGGTTCTCGCCTGCGGCTTCCTGCTGACGCTGTTCGGCATGGCCGGCGGACTCGACGTCAAGGTCGCCTTCATCGCGGCGATGGGCTTCGTGCTGTCCTCGACCGCCGTGGTCATGCAGATGCTGAACGAGCGCGGCGAGACCTCGACGCCGCAGGGCCAGAAAGCCGTCTCGATCCTGCTGCTGGAAGACCTCGCCATCGTGCCGCTGCTCGCGATCGTCGCGCTGCTGTCGCCGCAGCGCGGCAGCGCCGAGCACGCCTGGGTTTCCTTCGCCATCGCCGGCGGGGCGCTGGGCGGGCTGATCGCGGCGGGGCGCTGGCTGCTAAACCCGATGTTCCGCGTGCTGGCGGCCGCCGAGGCCCGCGAGGTGATGACCGCCGCGGCGCTTCTCGTCGTGCTCGGCGCGGCGCTCGCCATGCAGCTTGGCGGGCTGTCGATGGCAATGGGCGCTTTCCTCGCCGGTGTGCTCCTGTCGGAATCCACCTTCCGCCATCAGCTGGAAGCCGACATCGAGCCGTTCCGCGGCATCCTGCTCGGCCTGTTCTTCCTCGCCGTCGGCATGTCGCTCGACCTCGCGGTCGTCTCGCACGAGTGGCGGCTCGTCCTGGTTGCCGTCATCGGCTTCATGGCGGTCAAGGCGCTCGGCATCTTCATCGTCGCCAAGATCTTCGGCTCGGACTGGCGCGAGGCGATCACGCGCGTCGCTCTGTTCTCGCAGGGCGGCGAATTCGCCTTCGTGCTCTACGCGGCTGCGGCGGCGGCCGGCATATTCGACCCGCGCATCACCGCCATCGCAAGCGGCACCGTCATCATCTCCATGGCGCTGACGCCGCTGCTGGCGCTGGCGCTAGACCGCTTCCTGCCGGCGCCCAAGACCGATCTCGACGGCATCGAGGTGGCGGATGGCTTGCGGGCGCAGGCGCTGATCGTGGGGTTCGGCCGCTTCGGCCAGGTCGCCAGCCAGGCGCTGCTCGCCCGCGGCATCAGCGTCTCGATCATCGATTTCGACGTCGACATGATCCGCGCCGCGTCGCAGTTCGGCTTCAAGCTCTATTACGGCGACGGGACGCGGCGCGACATCCTCCATGCCGCCGGGGCCGAGCGGGCCGAGGTCATCGTGGTCTGCGTCGAGCGGCGGCAGACGGCGGATGCGATCGTGCAGCTGGCGCAGGCCGAATTCCCGCATGCCAAGCTGTTCGTGCGCGCCTATGACCGCGGCCATGCGCTCGACCTGGTCCATGCCGGCGTCGACTACCAGATCCGCGAGACCTTGGAATCGGCGATGGTCTTCGGCACGGCGCTGCTCAAATGCCTCGGCGTTCCCGCGGACGAGGCCGAGGAGATCGAGGCGGATGTGCGCCGGCGCGACGAGGAACGCTTCGACCTGCAGCTGGCGGGAGATTTCTATGCGGGGCGCGAACTGCTGCGGCACAACACGCCGACGCCGACGCCGCTGACCAAGCCGAAGCGGCCGGGGCAGATGCCGGCCAACCTGCCGGACGATCTCGGCGGCGACTACTGA